In one window of Nakamurella sp. PAMC28650 DNA:
- a CDS encoding HAD family hydrolase, giving the protein MLVPSLITQAPRMVVTDMDGTLLDSDGRRVSARNAAALRRAGEAGARVVIATGRPVIWLGPVIEAGFTGTAVCMNGAVTYDIGAGEIISSAPLLPTAMQALVLVLSEIADISLAVERLGTSQHDFWAEHTYSHPWVVGDYQALDRAALLAEPAGKLLIRGTSDSLTLARAAQRSAEEAGVGDQLSITYSTDDGLIEVAAAGVNKGFALARLAEQWGIDAADTIAFGDMPNDLEMLAWAGHGVAMANAHPEVTAIASEIAPHHGDDGVAAVLERWF; this is encoded by the coding sequence GTGCTCGTCCCCTCGCTCATCACCCAGGCCCCCCGGATGGTCGTCACCGACATGGACGGCACGTTGCTCGACTCCGACGGCCGGCGCGTGAGCGCTCGCAACGCGGCGGCCCTTCGCCGGGCGGGTGAAGCCGGCGCGCGGGTCGTCATCGCCACCGGCCGCCCGGTGATCTGGCTGGGTCCTGTCATCGAGGCCGGCTTCACCGGGACTGCTGTCTGCATGAACGGCGCGGTCACCTACGACATCGGAGCCGGCGAGATCATCTCCAGTGCACCGCTGCTCCCGACCGCCATGCAGGCCCTCGTGCTGGTGCTGTCCGAGATCGCGGACATCTCACTGGCGGTCGAGCGGCTGGGCACCTCCCAGCACGACTTCTGGGCCGAGCACACCTACAGCCACCCCTGGGTGGTCGGCGACTACCAGGCGCTGGACCGTGCGGCGCTGCTGGCGGAGCCGGCCGGAAAGTTGTTGATCCGCGGCACGAGTGACTCGCTCACGCTGGCGCGGGCGGCACAGCGCAGTGCCGAGGAGGCCGGCGTCGGCGATCAGTTGTCGATCACCTACTCCACCGACGACGGCCTGATCGAGGTCGCCGCGGCCGGCGTCAACAAGGGTTTTGCGCTGGCCCGACTCGCCGAGCAGTGGGGAATCGACGCCGCCGACACCATCGCGTTCGGGGACATGCCCAACGACCTCGAGATGCTGGCCTGGGCCGGTCATGGGGTCGCGATGGCCAACGCCCACCCGGAGGTCACCGCGATCGCGAGCGAGATCGCCCCGCACCACGGCGACGACGGGGTGGCCGCCGTCCTCGAACGGTGGTTCTGA
- a CDS encoding D-arabinono-1,4-lactone oxidase translates to MTVERWRNWGRNVVVDPHHVEMPRDEEEVVDLLARAEREGLSVRPVGAGHSFAPIAETRGVTVRLDRLSGLRWVDPKGTVVCVRAGTRLRDLTSLLAAHGLALENMGDIDTQTLAGAISTGTHGTGADLTGLAGQVRGLRLVLADGSVADCSEVERPELFQAARIGLGAFGVLTEITLKCVPSFRLAADEHPEPLSQVLENFDEISSSAEHVEFYWFPHTTTALVKSNRRVPPDAPGRPLPRWRTILDDEVVSNGVFGLACAAEWIAPPVVPFVNRAAAKLVSVREFTDDSAAVFTSPRRVRFREMEYAIDRAAVPGAIGAIRDLIAGAGWRISFPLEIRTAAADDVWPSTAYRRPTAYIAVHRYFREPYAEYFLAVQDILLQYGGRPHWGKLHTLGADRLRGRYPRFDDVVAVRDEVDPGRRFRNDYLDRVLGS, encoded by the coding sequence GTGACGGTCGAACGCTGGCGGAACTGGGGCCGGAACGTCGTGGTCGACCCCCATCATGTCGAGATGCCACGCGACGAGGAAGAAGTCGTGGATCTACTGGCCAGAGCCGAACGGGAAGGTCTGTCGGTGCGGCCCGTCGGTGCCGGTCACTCCTTCGCCCCGATCGCCGAGACCAGGGGCGTCACCGTCCGTCTCGACCGGTTGTCCGGACTCCGGTGGGTGGATCCGAAAGGCACCGTGGTCTGCGTCCGCGCCGGTACCCGCCTGCGCGACCTGACGTCGTTGCTGGCCGCCCATGGTCTGGCGCTGGAGAACATGGGCGACATCGACACCCAGACGCTGGCGGGGGCGATCTCCACCGGCACGCACGGCACCGGAGCGGATTTGACCGGTCTGGCCGGCCAGGTGCGAGGTCTGCGGCTGGTGCTGGCGGACGGGTCGGTGGCGGACTGCTCGGAGGTTGAGCGGCCGGAGTTGTTCCAGGCGGCCAGGATCGGCCTGGGAGCGTTCGGCGTGCTGACCGAGATCACGCTGAAGTGTGTGCCGTCCTTCCGGCTCGCGGCGGACGAGCACCCTGAACCGCTGTCGCAGGTCCTGGAAAACTTCGACGAGATCAGTTCCAGCGCAGAGCATGTCGAGTTCTACTGGTTTCCGCACACGACGACCGCCCTGGTGAAGTCGAACCGCCGGGTGCCTCCCGATGCGCCCGGCCGACCGCTGCCCCGCTGGCGGACGATCCTGGACGACGAGGTGGTGTCCAATGGCGTCTTCGGGCTGGCCTGTGCCGCCGAATGGATTGCCCCGCCGGTAGTTCCGTTCGTCAATCGGGCGGCCGCGAAGCTCGTCAGCGTGCGGGAGTTCACCGACGACTCCGCGGCGGTGTTCACCTCGCCCCGCCGGGTTCGATTCCGCGAGATGGAGTACGCGATCGATCGGGCTGCGGTACCCGGGGCGATCGGGGCGATCCGTGATCTGATCGCCGGAGCGGGCTGGCGGATATCCTTCCCGCTGGAGATCAGAACTGCTGCGGCGGATGATGTCTGGCCCTCCACGGCCTACCGGAGACCAACGGCTTACATTGCCGTGCACCGCTATTTCCGGGAGCCGTACGCGGAGTACTTCCTGGCGGTCCAGGACATCCTGCTCCAGTACGGTGGCCGGCCGCACTGGGGCAAGCTGCACACCCTGGGTGCTGATCGGCTCCGCGGGAGATATCCGCGTTTCGACGACGTCGTGGCCGTCCGGGACGAGGTCGACCCCGGACGCCGCTTTCGCAACGACTACCTGGACCGGGTTCTGGGGAGCTGA
- a CDS encoding alanine racemase — MSIDDLRTATAALDPPFGVIDEAALAANAADLVRRAAGKPIRLASKSVRVRQVLADTLARPGFAGLLCYTLPEALWLHSNGFRDLVIGYPTVHRGGIASLAADPAAAAEITLMVDDPAQLDLIDAVRPPGRRERIRVCLELDAGYRRGPFRAGALRSPIRTPGAAAAFARMVASRRGFALVGMMAYEGQIAGVGNVGPGLRPRLVRMMQKRSAVELAERRAAVVVAVREVADLEFVNGGGTGSLETTTLEDGVTELAAGSGLFGPGLFDHYRAFQPAHAAYFVMSLVRRPTRSVATMLGGGWIASGPPGTDRQPVIADPPGLEYVDVEGAGEVQTPLRGRAARRLRIGDQIWLRHAKAGEAAEHLEEFHCVTGDRVTSVAPTYRGEGKVFL, encoded by the coding sequence ATGAGCATCGACGACCTGCGCACGGCCACGGCTGCCCTCGACCCGCCGTTCGGCGTGATCGACGAGGCGGCGCTGGCGGCCAACGCCGCCGATCTGGTGCGCCGAGCGGCCGGAAAACCCATCAGGCTGGCCAGCAAATCGGTCCGGGTGCGGCAGGTCCTGGCCGACACGTTGGCCCGGCCCGGATTTGCGGGCCTGCTCTGCTACACGTTGCCCGAGGCGCTCTGGTTGCACAGCAATGGTTTCCGTGATCTGGTGATCGGCTATCCGACCGTGCACCGTGGGGGTATCGCCTCGCTGGCCGCAGATCCGGCCGCGGCCGCCGAGATCACCCTGATGGTCGACGATCCCGCTCAGCTCGATCTGATCGACGCGGTCCGTCCGCCCGGACGGCGCGAGAGGATCCGGGTCTGCCTGGAGCTCGACGCCGGCTATCGGAGGGGCCCGTTCCGGGCGGGAGCACTGCGGTCGCCGATCCGGACACCAGGAGCGGCAGCTGCTTTCGCTCGCATGGTCGCATCACGCCGTGGATTCGCCCTGGTCGGGATGATGGCCTACGAGGGGCAGATCGCCGGCGTCGGGAACGTGGGTCCTGGGCTGCGGCCCAGGCTCGTCCGCATGATGCAGAAGCGTTCCGCCGTCGAACTTGCCGAGCGGCGTGCGGCCGTGGTGGTGGCCGTCCGCGAGGTCGCCGATCTGGAATTCGTCAACGGCGGGGGAACGGGGTCGTTGGAGACGACGACCCTCGAGGACGGTGTCACCGAACTGGCCGCCGGTTCCGGACTGTTCGGGCCGGGATTGTTCGATCACTACCGGGCCTTCCAGCCCGCGCATGCCGCCTACTTCGTGATGTCGTTGGTGCGCAGACCTACTCGGTCGGTGGCCACCATGCTCGGCGGCGGATGGATCGCCTCCGGGCCACCCGGCACCGATCGACAGCCGGTGATCGCCGATCCGCCCGGACTCGAGTACGTCGACGTCGAGGGTGCGGGCGAGGTGCAGACCCCCTTGCGCGGCCGGGCCGCGAGACGGTTGCGGATCGGGGACCAGATCTGGCTCCGGCACGCCAAAGCCGGGGAGGCCGCCGAACACCTCGAGGAATTCCACTGCGTGACCGGCGACCGGGTGACCTCGGTCGCGCCGACGTATCGCGGCGAGGGCAAGGTCTTCCTGTGA
- a CDS encoding TetR/AcrR family transcriptional regulator → MSVTQRRELLLAAAWRVLVRDGFAAATTRAVCREAGMKQGVFHYCFTNRDELMREVAAGLLAAQVSASIGAVGPGGTMAESVINAFTVYWDTVEADPGLHQVLYEITTSVLRDRRASDIARFQYGRYLDGVLRSLVQIAEIRHITWDIPEETLARQVVTVLDGLTLHYLVDRDSGAARAALHAFAVDFAGHARPDPDRADDHGPARGTTDHEHRLLRHG, encoded by the coding sequence ATGTCCGTCACCCAGCGGCGGGAACTACTACTGGCGGCGGCCTGGAGAGTGCTGGTCAGAGACGGATTCGCCGCCGCGACCACCAGGGCCGTCTGCCGCGAGGCGGGGATGAAGCAGGGCGTCTTCCACTACTGCTTCACCAACCGGGACGAGTTGATGCGCGAAGTGGCGGCAGGCCTGCTCGCCGCGCAGGTGTCCGCATCGATCGGCGCCGTCGGTCCCGGCGGGACCATGGCCGAATCGGTGATCAACGCGTTCACGGTCTACTGGGACACCGTCGAAGCCGATCCGGGTCTGCACCAGGTGCTCTACGAGATCACCACCTCGGTGCTGCGGGATCGGCGGGCCTCGGACATCGCCCGGTTCCAATATGGTCGATACCTGGACGGTGTCCTGCGAAGCCTGGTGCAGATCGCGGAGATTCGGCACATCACCTGGGACATCCCGGAGGAGACGCTGGCACGTCAGGTGGTCACCGTCCTCGACGGCCTGACGCTGCACTACCTGGTCGACCGCGACAGCGGCGCTGCCCGAGCAGCCCTGCACGCCTTCGCCGTCGATTTTGCCGGCCACGCCAGACCTGATCCCGACCGGGCCGACGATCACGGGCCCGCTCGGGGGACCACCGACCACGAACATCGGCTTCTGAGGCACGGATGA
- a CDS encoding MFS transporter, protein MERLSYPRAGVAAAFFAQGIGFAVVLTHLPAFKDQHGLDDLAVTGVMFGVAVLAGVGSTVAGSFASHRGSAVTLRAALLLAAVGLTITGTAGSLPVFLAGVAVYGLGLGTVDASENMQAVALEARYGRSILTSFHAAWSAGGIVGAVYTSLTNSWTPAESFVPIAVVVGLIALAPYLTAADDPHSGAEDSADREAAMPWRPLVMLGAALVLFYVADSAAASWSTIYLRDGLGASARLAPLAYGGYQATSLISRLAGDFLVRRTGAVGVVRMAAGIGTAGLLLVVLAPGPTLAIVGFAVLGAGLAVVAPLTFSAAGVLAGDGTPEQRRRRADALVARLNQFNYLGFVLGGVLTGLVSSAGSLRWGYVVPLALTAVLVLLAPAFAPRRRAASVLTPDR, encoded by the coding sequence ATGGAGCGGCTGAGCTATCCAAGGGCGGGTGTCGCGGCAGCGTTCTTCGCTCAGGGCATCGGCTTTGCGGTGGTGCTGACCCACCTTCCGGCGTTCAAGGACCAGCACGGTCTCGACGATCTGGCCGTCACCGGCGTGATGTTCGGGGTGGCCGTCCTGGCCGGGGTCGGATCGACGGTGGCGGGCAGCTTCGCATCCCACCGGGGCAGTGCCGTGACCCTGCGCGCGGCCTTGCTCCTCGCCGCCGTCGGCCTGACGATCACCGGGACGGCCGGCTCGCTGCCGGTCTTCCTGGCCGGCGTCGCCGTGTACGGACTCGGCCTGGGGACGGTGGACGCCTCCGAGAACATGCAGGCCGTTGCGCTCGAGGCCCGTTACGGCCGCTCCATTCTCACGTCCTTCCACGCCGCCTGGTCGGCCGGCGGCATCGTCGGCGCCGTCTACACCTCGCTCACGAACTCCTGGACGCCGGCCGAGTCGTTCGTACCCATCGCCGTCGTCGTCGGACTGATCGCGCTGGCGCCCTATCTGACGGCCGCGGACGACCCGCACTCCGGGGCCGAGGACTCCGCCGACCGGGAGGCTGCCATGCCCTGGCGCCCGCTGGTGATGCTCGGCGCGGCACTGGTGTTGTTCTACGTGGCCGATTCGGCGGCGGCGTCATGGTCGACCATCTATCTGCGCGACGGGCTGGGCGCCTCCGCACGGCTGGCGCCGCTGGCCTACGGCGGGTACCAGGCCACCAGCCTGATCTCCCGGCTGGCCGGGGACTTCCTGGTGCGGCGAACCGGCGCCGTCGGCGTCGTGCGGATGGCCGCGGGCATCGGCACCGCCGGATTGCTGCTGGTCGTGCTCGCCCCCGGGCCGACCTTGGCCATCGTCGGGTTCGCGGTGCTGGGAGCGGGACTGGCGGTGGTGGCGCCACTGACCTTCTCGGCCGCCGGGGTGCTGGCCGGTGACGGGACTCCGGAGCAACGCCGGCGGCGGGCCGATGCGCTGGTGGCCAGGCTGAATCAGTTCAACTATCTCGGATTCGTGCTCGGCGGCGTGCTCACCGGGTTGGTCAGCTCTGCCGGTTCCCTGCGCTGGGGCTACGTCGTTCCGCTGGCGCTGACTGCGGTGCTGGTCCTGCTCGCTCCGGCCTTCGCCCCGCGCCGCCGCGCCGCCAGCGTCCTCACCCCCGACCGCTGA
- a CDS encoding urease accessory protein UreD, whose translation MTRVAVRVDGGRARLELIGGNLAPRLISADDGGAKVALVATSALLLGGDAVDLELRVGAGAWLEIVETAGTVAYDAEGEQSRWNVRAVVEAGGLLLWHGEPLVISDGANTLRSSRYALGDEAVVCVRETVVLGRSGERGGALRVQNQVAVGGTSVLAEDLDLSSCESRELPGILGRASVVDTVTLIGTVPPGFPPLFAGSLFRLGGGAGTIGRVLRTDLAGSPARAWWSSWSAAARDVHAARRAVGISGRG comes from the coding sequence GTGACGCGCGTGGCCGTCCGGGTCGACGGGGGAAGAGCCAGACTCGAACTCATCGGCGGCAATCTGGCTCCCCGTCTGATCAGCGCCGATGACGGCGGCGCCAAGGTCGCACTGGTCGCGACCTCGGCACTGTTGCTGGGTGGTGACGCGGTTGATCTGGAGTTGCGGGTCGGGGCGGGCGCGTGGCTGGAGATCGTCGAGACGGCAGGCACTGTCGCCTACGACGCAGAGGGAGAGCAATCACGGTGGAACGTCAGGGCGGTCGTCGAAGCGGGTGGTCTGCTGCTCTGGCACGGCGAACCGCTGGTGATATCCGACGGCGCGAACACCCTGCGCAGCAGCAGGTATGCCCTTGGCGATGAAGCCGTCGTCTGCGTCAGGGAGACGGTGGTGCTGGGTCGCTCCGGCGAACGAGGTGGCGCGCTGCGGGTGCAGAATCAGGTAGCCGTCGGCGGGACCTCCGTGCTGGCCGAGGATCTGGACCTCTCCTCTTGCGAGAGCCGCGAACTCCCCGGGATTCTCGGCAGGGCCTCCGTCGTCGATACCGTGACCCTGATCGGGACGGTGCCCCCCGGGTTTCCGCCGTTGTTCGCGGGGAGCCTCTTCCGCCTCGGCGGCGGTGCGGGGACGATCGGGCGGGTCCTGCGGACCGATCTGGCCGGCTCGCCCGCACGGGCCTGGTGGTCCTCCTGGAGTGCGGCAGCGAGGGATGTCCATGCGGCCCGCCGGGCCGTCGGAATCAGCGGTCGGGGGTGA
- the ureG gene encoding urease accessory protein UreG: MPDIHPNSGDHPSTSVHPDSRALRLGIAGPVGTGKSSLIAMICRELNTELSLGVITNDIYTDEDARYLRSAGVLDPERIRAVETGACPHTAIRDDVTANLLAVEDLEADFAPLDVVLVESGGDNLTATFSPALVDAQIFVLDVAGGGDVARKGGPGIGRADLLVVNKTDLGPHVGVDVRQMVADGMKARDGRPVLALSRHDRESIDGLMAWVRELLVAFRSGRHVAVDPGPMAPHSHAEAGGTAVLHVHGGAGPHSHVHPLS; encoded by the coding sequence GTGCCTGACATCCACCCGAATTCCGGGGACCACCCCTCCACCTCCGTCCACCCCGATTCCCGCGCGCTGAGGCTCGGGATCGCCGGACCCGTCGGTACCGGGAAGTCGTCCCTGATCGCGATGATCTGTCGTGAGCTGAACACCGAACTGAGCCTCGGTGTCATCACCAACGACATCTACACCGACGAGGACGCCCGGTACCTGCGGTCGGCCGGGGTGCTGGACCCCGAGCGCATTCGCGCAGTGGAGACCGGCGCCTGCCCGCACACGGCGATCCGGGACGACGTCACGGCGAACCTGCTCGCCGTCGAAGACCTGGAAGCCGACTTCGCGCCGCTGGACGTGGTGCTGGTCGAATCAGGGGGCGACAATCTGACGGCGACCTTCTCGCCGGCGCTGGTCGACGCGCAGATCTTCGTGCTCGACGTGGCCGGCGGCGGGGATGTCGCCCGCAAGGGTGGTCCGGGGATCGGACGCGCGGATCTGCTGGTGGTCAACAAGACCGACCTCGGTCCGCACGTCGGGGTCGATGTGCGGCAGATGGTCGCCGACGGCATGAAGGCCCGTGACGGTCGGCCGGTGCTGGCCCTGTCGCGCCACGATCGCGAGTCGATCGACGGATTGATGGCCTGGGTACGAGAGCTGTTGGTCGCGTTCAGATCCGGTCGCCACGTGGCCGTCGACCCCGGTCCGATGGCCCCGCACAGCCACGCCGAGGCGGGCGGCACCGCCGTGCTCCACGTTCACGGGGGAGCAGGACCGCACAGTCACGTCCACCCGCTCTCGTGA
- a CDS encoding urease accessory protein UreF, whose amino-acid sequence MTGLSAATGPGAVTGLSAATGPGAGRSELMLMLLSDARLPTGAHTQSAGLEPAINGGMPARDVPRYITARLRTVTRVEAGAAVVARHLSSGPDPGTGLALVDLAWRARTISPALRETSALLGRGYGRLVGRLWPEHPAVVALQAIRLPCRAVVLGVAAACTGLAPMQLGRLIGYDEAQTIAAAALKIAPLDPVDATAWVIGVQDDIERMAGSVAGLTEPDEIPAFGAPLIEQWAEIHSTTTQRLFRA is encoded by the coding sequence GTGACCGGCCTCAGCGCGGCTACCGGCCCCGGCGCGGTGACCGGCCTCAGCGCGGCCACCGGCCCCGGCGCGGGCCGCTCCGAGCTGATGCTCATGCTGCTGTCGGACGCCCGTCTGCCGACCGGCGCACACACCCAGTCGGCCGGTCTGGAGCCGGCGATCAACGGCGGCATGCCGGCGCGTGACGTACCCCGCTACATCACCGCCCGGCTGCGGACGGTGACCAGGGTCGAGGCGGGCGCGGCGGTGGTGGCCAGGCACCTGTCGTCGGGTCCCGATCCCGGCACGGGGCTGGCCCTGGTCGATCTGGCCTGGCGGGCCAGGACCATCAGTCCGGCGCTCCGGGAGACGTCCGCACTACTGGGTCGGGGGTACGGCCGGCTGGTCGGCCGGCTGTGGCCGGAGCATCCCGCAGTGGTTGCGCTGCAGGCGATCCGATTGCCCTGCCGGGCTGTGGTCCTCGGGGTGGCCGCGGCCTGCACCGGGTTGGCACCGATGCAGCTGGGCAGGCTGATCGGCTACGACGAGGCGCAGACGATCGCGGCCGCAGCCTTGAAGATCGCGCCGCTGGATCCGGTGGACGCCACCGCCTGGGTGATCGGGGTGCAGGACGACATCGAGAGGATGGCCGGTTCCGTCGCCGGCCTGACGGAACCCGACGAGATCCCCGCGTTCGGTGCGCCCCTGATCGAGCAGTGGGCCGAGATCCATTCCACCACCACCCAGAGGTTGTTCCGTGCCTGA
- a CDS encoding urease subunit alpha encodes MVEISRAEYAALYGPTVGDQVRLGDTDLWIEIEKDYTAGGEEAVFGGGKSIRESMAQGLTTRAQGAPDTVITNAIVLDHWGIVRADVGIRDGRIVALGRSGNSDVADGVHPDLQIGPSTDVISGEGKILTAGGFDSHVHLLSPSQIHEALATGLTTIGGGGTGPSEGTKATTVTPGAWHLEKMHRAMDALPVNVLLLGKGNTVSMEALAEQALGGAGGYKVHEDWGSTPAAIDAALRGAQEWGLQVALHSDSLNEAGYVQSTIDAIAGRALSAFHVEGAGGGHSPDILKLAGLPMVLPGSTNPTLPHTVNTVAEHLDMLMVCHHLNPAVPEDLAFAESRIRATTIAAEDVLHDMGAISLTSSDAQAMGRIGEVVTRTWQVAHVMKLRRGDIGGSMPADNFRARRYIAKYTINPAISHGVDHEIGSIEAGKLADLVLWEPKFFGVRPAIVIKGGAIVWGALGDPNASIPTPQPVLMRPSFGDAIGAESSMSFVAPAALQDGLAARLGLKRSLVAVRPTREVGKAQMINNDVLPVIDINPETFAIRIDGEPVEPAPASVLPLAQLYSMF; translated from the coding sequence ATGGTGGAGATCTCCCGCGCCGAGTACGCCGCGCTCTACGGCCCGACGGTCGGCGACCAGGTGCGCCTGGGTGACACCGATCTGTGGATCGAGATCGAGAAGGACTACACCGCAGGCGGTGAGGAAGCTGTCTTCGGTGGGGGCAAGTCCATCCGCGAGTCGATGGCGCAGGGCCTGACGACGCGGGCCCAGGGCGCGCCCGACACCGTCATCACCAACGCGATCGTGCTGGACCACTGGGGCATCGTCCGGGCCGACGTCGGCATCCGCGACGGCCGGATCGTAGCGCTGGGACGCTCCGGGAACTCGGACGTCGCGGACGGTGTCCACCCGGATCTGCAGATCGGGCCCTCCACCGACGTCATCTCCGGCGAGGGGAAGATCCTGACCGCCGGCGGTTTCGACTCGCACGTCCACCTGCTCTCGCCCTCGCAGATCCACGAGGCCCTGGCCACCGGCCTGACCACCATCGGCGGCGGCGGCACCGGCCCGAGCGAGGGGACGAAGGCGACCACCGTCACGCCCGGAGCGTGGCACCTGGAGAAGATGCACCGGGCGATGGATGCGTTGCCCGTCAACGTGTTGCTGCTGGGCAAGGGCAACACCGTGTCCATGGAGGCGCTGGCCGAGCAGGCGCTGGGCGGCGCCGGCGGCTACAAGGTGCACGAGGACTGGGGCTCCACGCCGGCCGCCATCGACGCTGCGCTCCGCGGGGCGCAGGAGTGGGGCCTGCAGGTTGCCCTGCACAGTGATTCGCTCAACGAGGCGGGCTACGTCCAATCGACGATCGACGCGATCGCCGGTCGCGCCCTGTCGGCCTTCCACGTCGAAGGAGCGGGCGGCGGGCACTCGCCGGACATCCTCAAGCTGGCCGGGCTGCCGATGGTCCTGCCGGGTTCCACCAACCCGACGCTGCCGCACACCGTCAACACGGTCGCCGAGCACCTGGACATGCTGATGGTCTGCCATCATCTGAACCCCGCTGTGCCAGAGGATCTCGCCTTCGCCGAATCCCGGATCAGGGCGACGACCATCGCCGCCGAGGACGTCCTGCACGACATGGGCGCCATCTCGCTGACGTCCTCGGACGCACAGGCGATGGGCCGGATCGGCGAGGTCGTCACCCGCACCTGGCAGGTCGCGCACGTGATGAAGCTGCGACGCGGTGACATCGGCGGCTCCATGCCGGCCGACAACTTCCGGGCCCGGCGGTACATCGCGAAATACACCATCAACCCGGCGATCTCGCACGGGGTTGATCACGAGATCGGCAGCATCGAGGCCGGCAAGCTCGCCGACCTCGTGCTGTGGGAGCCGAAGTTCTTCGGCGTCCGTCCGGCCATCGTCATCAAGGGCGGGGCGATCGTCTGGGGTGCGCTCGGTGATCCGAACGCCTCGATCCCGACGCCGCAGCCGGTGCTGATGCGGCCGTCGTTCGGGGATGCGATCGGAGCCGAGTCGTCGATGTCCTTCGTGGCCCCGGCGGCTCTGCAGGACGGGTTGGCGGCCCGTCTCGGGTTGAAGCGATCGCTCGTCGCGGTCAGGCCCACCCGCGAGGTGGGCAAGGCGCAGATGATCAACAACGACGTGCTCCCGGTGATCGACATCAACCCCGAGACGTTCGCGATCAGGATCGACGGGGAGCCCGTCGAACCCGCCCCCGCCTCCGTCCTGCCCCTCGCCCAGCTCTACTCGATGTTCTGA
- the ureB gene encoding urease subunit beta, with amino-acid sequence MSASSDGPGAVRTAPGSIVLNGDRTGSERIDLHIVNTGDRPIQIGSHLHLPDANTALEFDRAAAHGFRLDIPSGTSRRFEPGASRDVAAVAFKGLRRIPGLQIKSDGGAL; translated from the coding sequence ATGTCTGCTTCGTCCGACGGTCCCGGGGCCGTCCGCACCGCACCGGGCAGCATCGTGCTGAACGGCGACCGGACGGGCTCCGAGCGCATCGACCTGCACATCGTGAACACCGGTGACCGGCCGATCCAGATCGGATCGCACCTGCACCTGCCGGACGCGAACACCGCCCTGGAATTCGATCGTGCTGCGGCACACGGCTTCCGGCTGGACATCCCGTCCGGCACCTCACGGCGGTTCGAGCCAGGCGCATCCAGAGACGTTGCTGCGGTGGCGTTCAAGGGTCTGCGCAGGATTCCCGGTCTCCAGATCAAGAGTGACGGCGGTGCCCTCTGA
- a CDS encoding urease subunit gamma → MHLTPADTEKLLLSVAGMVARDRLDRGVKLNYPETVALLTTWVIERARDGRTVEDLMAAGRQVLAREQVMDGVAEMLPDVQVEATFPDGRKLVTIRQPIA, encoded by the coding sequence ATGCATCTGACACCAGCGGACACCGAGAAGCTGCTGTTGTCGGTGGCCGGTATGGTCGCCCGCGACCGGCTCGACCGCGGCGTCAAGCTGAACTATCCGGAAACCGTTGCGCTGCTGACCACCTGGGTGATCGAACGGGCCAGGGATGGCCGAACCGTCGAGGACCTGATGGCGGCCGGCCGGCAGGTGTTGGCCCGCGAACAGGTGATGGACGGCGTCGCGGAGATGCTGCCGGACGTCCAGGTCGAGGCCACCTTCCCCGACGGTCGCAAGCTCGTCACCATCCGCCAGCCGATCGCATAG